From Pseudomonas poae, the proteins below share one genomic window:
- the rplK gene encoding 50S ribosomal protein L11 — protein MAKKITAYIKLQVKAAQANPSPPVGPALGQHGVNIMEFCKAFNARTQGLEPGLPTPVIITVYSDRSFTFETKSTPASVLLKKAAGLTSGSARPNTVKVGTVTRAQLEEIAKTKNADLTAADMDAAVRTIAGSARSMGLNVEGV, from the coding sequence ATGGCCAAGAAGATTACCGCTTACATCAAGCTGCAAGTGAAGGCCGCTCAGGCCAACCCTAGCCCACCCGTCGGTCCAGCTCTGGGTCAGCATGGCGTGAACATCATGGAGTTCTGCAAGGCCTTCAACGCCCGTACTCAGGGTCTTGAGCCAGGTCTGCCGACTCCAGTGATCATCACTGTATACAGCGACCGTAGCTTCACTTTCGAAACCAAGTCGACCCCGGCTTCGGTTTTGTTGAAGAAAGCTGCTGGTCTGACTAGCGGTTCCGCTCGTCCTAACACCGTTAAGGTTGGCACCGTAACTCGTGCTCAGCTGGAAGAAATCGCGAAAACCAAAAACGCGGATCTGACTGCAGCTGATATGGATGCAGCCGTGCGTACCATCGCCGGTTCTGCTCGTAGCATGGGCCTTAACGTGGAGGGTGTGTAA
- the rplJ gene encoding 50S ribosomal protein L10, which produces MAINLEDKKAIVAEVNEAAKAALSAVVADARGVTVGAMTGLRKEAREAGVYVRVVRNTLLKRAVADTEYSVLNDVFTGPTLIAFSKEHPGAAARLFKEFAKSQDKFEIKAAAFEGKFLAANQIDVLATLPTRNEAISQLMSVIQGATSKLARTLAAVREQKEAAAA; this is translated from the coding sequence GTGGCAATTAATCTCGAAGACAAGAAGGCCATCGTCGCTGAAGTCAACGAGGCTGCCAAAGCTGCTCTGTCCGCTGTCGTGGCTGATGCCCGTGGTGTGACAGTAGGCGCTATGACCGGACTCCGTAAAGAGGCTCGTGAAGCTGGCGTATACGTACGTGTTGTACGTAACACCCTGCTCAAGCGCGCTGTTGCTGACACTGAATACAGTGTCCTCAACGACGTGTTCACCGGCCCGACTCTGATCGCGTTCTCCAAAGAACATCCAGGCGCTGCTGCCCGTTTGTTCAAGGAATTCGCCAAGAGTCAGGATAAGTTCGAGATCAAGGCAGCTGCGTTCGAGGGCAAGTTCCTCGCAGCTAACCAAATCGACGTACTGGCAACACTGCCGACCCGTAACGAAGCTATTTCTCAGCTGATGAGCGTGATTCAAGGCGCTACCAGCAAGTTGGCTCGTACTCTGGCCGCAGTTCGCGAGCAAAAAGAAGCTGCAGCAGCCTGA
- the rplL gene encoding 50S ribosomal protein L7/L12, with product MSISQDDILNAVAEMSVLQVVELIKAFEEKFGVSAAAASAGPAVAAVAAEEQTEFNVMLLEAGEKKVNVIKAVRELTGLGLKEAKAVVDGAPAQVLEAVSKDAADKAKATLEEAGAKVELK from the coding sequence ATGTCTATCTCCCAAGACGATATCCTCAACGCCGTAGCTGAAATGTCGGTTCTGCAGGTTGTTGAGCTGATCAAAGCTTTCGAAGAAAAATTCGGCGTTTCCGCTGCCGCTGCTTCCGCTGGCCCAGCTGTTGCTGCTGTTGCTGCTGAAGAGCAAACCGAATTCAACGTCATGCTGCTGGAAGCTGGCGAGAAGAAAGTAAACGTGATCAAGGCAGTACGTGAACTGACCGGTCTGGGCCTGAAAGAAGCCAAGGCTGTAGTTGACGGCGCTCCTGCCCAGGTTCTGGAAGCAGTGTCGAAAGACGCAGCTGACAAAGCCAAAGCTACTCTGGAAGAAGCAGGCGCTAAAGTCGAGCTGAAGTAA
- the rpsL gene encoding 30S ribosomal protein S12, which translates to MATINQLVRQPRKRIVEKSDVPALQNCPQRRGVCTRVYTTTPKKPNSALRKVCRVRLTNGFEVSSYIGGEGHNLQEHSVVLIRGGRVKDLPGVRYHTVRGSLDTSGVKGRNQGRSKYGTKKPK; encoded by the coding sequence ATGGCAACTATCAACCAGCTGGTACGTCAGCCGCGTAAGCGTATCGTCGAGAAATCCGACGTACCTGCGCTGCAGAACTGCCCGCAACGTCGTGGCGTATGCACTCGCGTGTATACCACTACGCCGAAAAAACCTAACTCGGCACTGCGTAAAGTATGCCGTGTGCGCCTGACCAACGGTTTCGAGGTTTCCTCGTACATCGGTGGTGAAGGCCACAACCTGCAAGAGCACAGCGTGGTACTGATCCGCGGCGGTCGTGTAAAAGACTTGCCAGGTGTTCGTTACCACACCGTACGCGGCTCCTTGGATACTTCCGGCGTTAAAGGTCGTAACCAGGGTCGTTCGAAGTACGGTACCAAGAAGCCTAAGTAG
- the rpsG gene encoding 30S ribosomal protein S7, whose amino-acid sequence MPRRRVAAKREVLDDPKYGSQILAKFMNHVMESGKKAVAERIVYGALEKVKERKNSDPLEIFEKALDAIAPLVEVKSRRVGGATYQVPVEVRPSRRNALAMRWLVDFARKRGEKSMALRLAGELLDAAEGKGAAVKKREDVHRMAEANKAFSHYRF is encoded by the coding sequence ATGCCAAGAAGACGCGTAGCAGCCAAGCGCGAAGTGCTTGACGATCCAAAATACGGAAGCCAAATTCTGGCCAAGTTCATGAACCACGTGATGGAAAGCGGCAAGAAAGCCGTTGCCGAGCGTATCGTTTATGGCGCGCTGGAAAAGGTTAAAGAACGCAAGAACAGCGACCCCCTGGAAATCTTCGAGAAAGCTCTCGACGCCATCGCTCCGCTGGTCGAAGTGAAGTCGCGCCGTGTAGGCGGTGCTACTTACCAGGTTCCGGTCGAAGTTCGTCCGTCCCGTCGTAACGCCCTGGCAATGCGCTGGTTGGTAGACTTCGCCCGTAAGCGCGGCGAGAAGTCTATGGCCCTGCGTTTGGCTGGCGAACTGTTGGACGCTGCTGAAGGTAAAGGTGCTGCTGTTAAGAAGCGTGAAGACGTGCACCGTATGGCTGAAGCTAACAAAGCTTTCTCGCACTACCGCTTCTAA
- the fusA gene encoding elongation factor G has product MARTTPISRYRNIGIVAHVDAGKTTTTERVLFYTGKSHKMGEVHDGAATTDWMVQEQERGITITSAAITAFWKGSEKQYKDEHRFNVIDTPGHVDFTIEVERSLRVLDGAVVVFCGTSGVEPQSETVWRQANKYGVPRLVYVNKMDRAGANFLRVIGQIKQRLGHTPVPIQLAIGSEDNFQGQIDLLTMEAVYWNDADKGMVPVRKPIPAELQELADEWRNNMVEAAAEANEELMNKYLEGEELTNVEIKAALRQRTIAGEIVLAVCGSSFKNKGVPLVLDAVIDYLPAPVDIPAIKGTDPDDETIELERHADDAEPFSALAFKIATDPFVGTLTFVRVYSGVLNSGDGVINSVKGKKERVGRMVQMHANAREEIKEVRAGDIAALIGMKDVTTGETLCNADKPIILVRMDFPEPVISVAVEPKTKDDQEKMGIALGKLAQEDPSFRVKTDEETGQTIISGMGELHLDILVDRMRREFNVEANIGKPQVSYRERITKNCEIEGKFVRQSGGRGQFGHCWIRFAPADEGQEGLQFVNEVVGGVVPKEYIPAIQKGIEEQMKNGVVAGYPLIGLKATVFDGSYHDVDSNEMAFKVAASMATKQLAQKGGGELLEPIMAVEVVTPEDYMGDVMGDLNRRRGMILGMEDTVSGKVIRAEVPLGEMFGYATDVRSMSQGRASYSMEFKKYNTAPAHIAETVSKKQG; this is encoded by the coding sequence ATGGCTCGTACTACTCCGATTAGCCGCTACCGTAACATCGGTATCGTTGCTCACGTGGATGCTGGTAAAACCACCACCACCGAGCGCGTACTGTTTTACACCGGCAAAAGTCACAAGATGGGCGAGGTGCATGACGGCGCCGCGACCACAGACTGGATGGTTCAGGAGCAGGAGCGTGGTATTACCATTACTTCTGCTGCTATTACCGCCTTCTGGAAAGGTTCCGAGAAGCAGTACAAAGATGAGCACCGCTTCAACGTAATCGATACCCCAGGCCACGTAGACTTCACCATTGAAGTTGAACGTTCCCTGCGCGTACTCGACGGCGCTGTCGTTGTGTTCTGCGGTACCTCGGGTGTTGAGCCTCAGTCGGAAACCGTATGGCGTCAAGCCAACAAATACGGCGTTCCACGTCTTGTTTACGTAAACAAGATGGACCGTGCTGGTGCCAACTTCCTGCGCGTGATCGGTCAGATCAAGCAGCGCCTGGGTCACACCCCGGTGCCAATCCAGTTGGCTATCGGTTCCGAAGACAACTTCCAGGGCCAGATCGATCTGCTGACCATGGAAGCTGTTTACTGGAACGATGCTGACAAAGGTATGGTTCCTGTTCGCAAGCCTATCCCTGCAGAACTGCAGGAGCTGGCTGACGAATGGCGCAACAACATGGTTGAAGCTGCGGCCGAAGCCAACGAAGAGCTGATGAACAAGTACCTCGAAGGTGAAGAACTCACCAACGTGGAAATCAAGGCCGCTCTGCGTCAGCGTACTATCGCTGGTGAGATCGTCTTGGCTGTTTGCGGTTCCTCGTTCAAGAACAAGGGCGTTCCCCTGGTTCTCGATGCTGTGATCGACTACCTGCCGGCACCAGTGGATATTCCTGCCATCAAGGGTACTGACCCGGATGACGAGACTATCGAGCTGGAGCGTCATGCAGACGACGCAGAACCGTTCTCCGCTCTGGCATTTAAAATTGCCACTGACCCATTCGTGGGTACCTTGACCTTCGTCCGCGTTTACTCGGGCGTGTTGAACTCCGGCGACGGCGTGATCAACTCGGTTAAAGGCAAGAAAGAGCGAGTGGGTCGTATGGTGCAAATGCACGCAAACGCCCGCGAAGAGATCAAGGAAGTACGCGCTGGTGACATCGCGGCCTTGATCGGCATGAAGGACGTCACCACTGGTGAGACTTTGTGCAACGCTGACAAGCCAATCATCCTGGTTCGTATGGACTTCCCGGAGCCGGTTATTTCGGTTGCCGTTGAGCCTAAGACCAAGGATGACCAGGAAAAAATGGGTATCGCTCTGGGCAAGCTCGCTCAGGAAGATCCATCTTTCCGCGTCAAAACTGATGAAGAGACTGGTCAAACGATCATCTCCGGCATGGGCGAGCTGCACCTGGACATCCTGGTTGACCGGATGCGCCGTGAGTTCAACGTCGAAGCCAACATCGGTAAGCCTCAGGTTTCCTATCGTGAGCGCATCACGAAGAACTGTGAAATCGAAGGCAAGTTCGTTCGTCAGTCCGGCGGTCGTGGTCAGTTCGGTCACTGCTGGATCCGTTTTGCTCCTGCTGACGAAGGTCAGGAAGGTCTGCAATTCGTGAACGAAGTAGTTGGTGGTGTTGTTCCTAAGGAATACATCCCGGCTATCCAGAAGGGTATCGAAGAGCAGATGAAGAACGGTGTTGTTGCCGGCTATCCGCTGATCGGCCTGAAAGCAACCGTTTTTGACGGTTCTTACCACGACGTCGACTCCAACGAGATGGCGTTTAAGGTGGCTGCTTCCATGGCAACCAAGCAACTGGCCCAGAAGGGCGGTGGTGAGTTGCTTGAGCCAATCATGGCGGTAGAAGTTGTTACACCTGAAGACTATATGGGTGATGTCATGGGCGACCTTAACCGTCGTCGCGGCATGATCTTGGGTATGGAAGACACGGTTTCCGGCAAAGTGATTCGCGCCGAGGTTCCGTTGGGTGAGATGTTCGGTTATGCGACCGACGTTCGCTCCATGTCCCAGGGTCGCGCAAGCTACTCTATGGAATTCAAAAAATACAACACAGCTCCGGCGCACATCGCTGAAACTGTATCCAAAAAACAAGGCTGA
- the tuf gene encoding elongation factor Tu yields the protein MAKEKFDRSLPHVNVGTIGHVDHGKTTLTAALTRVCSEVFGSAIVDFDKIDSAPEEKARGITINTAHVEYNSLIRHYAHVDCPGHADYVKNMITGAAQMDGAILVCSAADGPMPQTREHILLSRQVGVPYIVVYLNKADLVDDAELLELVEMEVRDLLSTYDFPGDDTPIIIGSARMALEGKDDNEMGTTSVRKLVETLDSYIPDPVRVIDKPFLMPIEDVFSISGRGTVVTGRIERGIVKVQDPLEIVGLRDTTVTTCTGVEMFRKLLDEGRAGENCGVLLRGTKRDDVERGQVLVKPGSVKPHTKFEAEVYVLSKEEGGRHTPFFKGYRPQFYFRTTDVTGNCELPEGVEMVMPGDNIKMVVTLIKTIAMEDGLRFAIREGGRTVGAGVVAKIIE from the coding sequence GTGGCTAAAGAAAAATTTGATCGTTCCCTACCGCACGTCAACGTTGGCACCATCGGTCACGTTGACCACGGTAAAACCACTCTGACTGCTGCTCTGACTCGCGTTTGCTCCGAAGTATTCGGTTCCGCAATCGTTGATTTCGATAAAATCGACAGCGCACCAGAAGAAAAAGCTCGTGGTATCACCATCAACACCGCGCACGTTGAATACAACTCGCTGATCCGTCACTACGCTCACGTTGACTGCCCAGGTCACGCTGACTATGTGAAGAACATGATCACCGGTGCTGCTCAAATGGACGGCGCAATCCTGGTTTGCTCGGCCGCTGATGGTCCGATGCCACAAACCCGTGAGCACATCCTGCTGTCCCGCCAGGTTGGCGTTCCGTACATCGTGGTTTACCTGAACAAGGCTGACCTGGTAGACGACGCTGAGCTGCTGGAACTGGTTGAGATGGAAGTGCGCGATCTGCTGAGCACTTACGACTTCCCAGGCGACGACACTCCGATCATCATCGGTTCTGCTCGTATGGCTCTGGAAGGCAAAGACGACAACGAAATGGGCACCACGTCCGTTCGTAAACTGGTTGAGACTCTGGACAGCTACATCCCAGATCCAGTTCGTGTTATCGACAAGCCGTTCCTGATGCCAATCGAAGACGTATTCTCGATCTCCGGTCGCGGTACTGTTGTGACTGGTCGTATCGAGCGCGGTATCGTTAAGGTTCAAGATCCACTGGAAATCGTTGGTCTGCGTGACACTACTGTCACCACCTGCACCGGTGTTGAAATGTTCCGTAAACTGCTCGACGAAGGTCGTGCTGGCGAGAACTGCGGCGTTCTGCTGCGTGGTACCAAGCGTGACGACGTTGAGCGTGGCCAGGTTCTGGTTAAGCCAGGTTCGGTTAAGCCGCACACCAAGTTCGAAGCTGAAGTGTACGTGCTGAGCAAAGAAGAAGGCGGTCGTCACACTCCGTTCTTCAAAGGCTACCGTCCACAGTTCTACTTCCGTACTACCGACGTTACTGGTAACTGCGAACTGCCGGAAGGCGTAGAAATGGTAATGCCAGGCGACAACATCAAAATGGTTGTCACCCTGATCAAAACCATCGCTATGGAAGACGGTCTGCGTTTCGCAATCCGTGAAGGCGGCCGTACCGTTGGTGCTGGCGTTGTAGCTAAAATCATCGAGTAA
- the rpsJ gene encoding 30S ribosomal protein S10, whose amino-acid sequence MQNQQIRIRLKAFDHRLIDQSTQEIVETAKRTGAQVRGPIPLPTRKERFTVLVSPHVNKDARDQYEIRTHKRVLDIVQPTDKTVDALMKLDLAAGVEVQISLG is encoded by the coding sequence ATGCAAAATCAGCAAATCCGTATCAGGTTGAAGGCTTTTGACCATCGCCTGATCGACCAATCCACCCAGGAAATCGTGGAAACCGCGAAACGTACTGGTGCTCAAGTGCGTGGTCCAATTCCACTGCCTACCCGTAAAGAGCGGTTCACCGTTCTGGTCTCCCCGCACGTCAACAAAGACGCGCGTGACCAGTACGAGATCCGTACTCATAAGCGCGTACTGGACATCGTCCAGCCAACGGATAAAACCGTTGATGCACTTATGAAGCTTGATCTGGCGGCCGGTGTGGAAGTACAGATCAGCCTCGGCTAA
- the rplC gene encoding 50S ribosomal protein L3, translating to MTIGVVGRKCGMTRIFTEEGVSIPVTVIEIEPNRVTQFKTEETDGYRAVQVTVGERRASRVTAAQAGHFAKANVAAGRTVMEFRLEDGDYQAGDLINAEIFAAGQLVDVTGQSKGKGFQGTIKRWNFRGQDNTHGNSVSHRVPGSIGQCQTPGRVFKGKKMSGHMGAERVTVQSLEVVRVDAERNLLLVKGAVPGATGGNLVVRPAAKARG from the coding sequence ATGACTATTGGTGTAGTCGGTCGTAAATGCGGTATGACCCGTATTTTCACCGAAGAAGGTGTCTCCATTCCGGTCACGGTCATTGAGATCGAACCGAATCGCGTCACCCAGTTCAAAACTGAAGAAACCGATGGCTATCGTGCAGTGCAAGTCACTGTCGGCGAGCGTCGTGCTTCGCGTGTGACTGCTGCTCAAGCAGGTCACTTCGCTAAAGCAAACGTTGCAGCTGGTCGCACTGTTATGGAGTTCCGTCTTGAAGATGGCGACTACCAGGCTGGCGATCTGATCAACGCTGAAATCTTCGCCGCTGGTCAACTGGTTGATGTAACCGGTCAGTCCAAGGGTAAAGGCTTCCAGGGTACGATCAAGCGTTGGAATTTCCGTGGCCAAGACAACACTCACGGTAACTCCGTTTCCCACCGCGTCCCGGGCTCTATTGGCCAGTGCCAGACTCCTGGTCGTGTATTCAAGGGCAAAAAAATGTCCGGTCATATGGGCGCTGAGCGCGTGACCGTGCAGTCCCTCGAAGTAGTGCGCGTCGACGCTGAACGCAATCTGTTGTTGGTCAAGGGTGCTGTTCCTGGCGCTACTGGCGGCAACCTGGTTGTACGTCCAGCGGCCAAGGCTCGCGGTTAA
- the rplD gene encoding 50S ribosomal protein L4, with protein MQLNVNDAQAIEVSELTFGGEFNETLVHQAVVAYMAGGRQGSKQQKTRSDVRGGGKRPWRQKGTGRARAGTIRSPIWRGGGTTFAARPQDHTQKLNKKMYRAALRSILAELVRTDRLVVVQDFAVESPKTKDLLGKLNNMSLTDVLIVSEAVDQNLYLAARNLPHVDVRDVQGSDPVSLIAYDKVLITVSAVKKFEELLG; from the coding sequence ATGCAATTAAATGTAAATGACGCTCAAGCGATCGAAGTTTCCGAACTGACATTTGGCGGCGAATTCAACGAGACGCTGGTTCACCAAGCAGTCGTGGCCTACATGGCCGGCGGCCGTCAAGGTAGCAAGCAGCAAAAGACCCGTTCCGACGTACGTGGTGGCGGTAAGCGCCCTTGGCGTCAGAAAGGCACTGGCCGTGCTCGTGCCGGTACTATCCGTAGCCCAATCTGGCGTGGCGGCGGTACCACTTTCGCAGCTCGTCCACAGGATCACACCCAGAAGCTCAACAAGAAGATGTACCGCGCAGCACTGCGCTCCATCCTTGCTGAACTCGTGCGTACTGATCGTCTGGTCGTGGTTCAGGACTTCGCTGTTGAAAGTCCAAAAACCAAAGATCTGCTGGGCAAACTGAACAACATGAGCCTGACCGACGTTTTGATCGTGTCTGAAGCTGTTGATCAGAACCTGTACCTGGCTGCTCGTAACCTGCCACACGTTGATGTACGTGACGTGCAAGGTTCCGATCCAGTTAGTCTGATCGCATACGACAAGGTGTTGATCACCGTGTCGGCCGTGAAGAAATTCGAGGAGCTGCTGGGATGA
- the rplW gene encoding 50S ribosomal protein L23, whose amino-acid sequence MNQERVFKVLLGPHVSEKATVLADKKGQFVFKVATDATKLEIKKAVESLFSVKVERVTTLNVLGKSKRTARGLGKRNDWKKAVISLQPGQDLDFSSSAE is encoded by the coding sequence ATGAACCAGGAACGCGTATTTAAAGTTCTGCTTGGCCCGCACGTTTCCGAAAAGGCTACGGTTCTGGCTGACAAGAAAGGCCAGTTCGTTTTCAAGGTTGCAACTGACGCAACCAAGCTGGAAATCAAGAAGGCCGTCGAAAGCCTGTTCAGCGTGAAAGTAGAGCGTGTTACTACCCTGAATGTTCTGGGTAAGAGCAAGCGCACTGCTCGCGGTCTGGGCAAGCGTAATGACTGGAAGAAGGCAGTTATCTCCCTTCAGCCAGGCCAAGATCTCGATTTCAGCAGCAGTGCTGAGTAA
- the rplB gene encoding 50S ribosomal protein L2, with amino-acid sequence MHKGAPHAPLLEKKSKTGGRNNNGRITTRHIGGGHKQHYRLVDFRRNDKDGISATVERIEYDPNRTAHIALLLYADGERRYIIAPKGVSAGDQLIAGALAPIKPGNALQLRNIPVGSTVHGIELKPGKGAQIARSAGASAQLIAREGVYVTLRLRSGEMRKVLAECRATLGEVSNSEHSLRSLGKAGAKRWRGVRPTVRGVAMNPVDHPHGGGEGRTSGGRHPVSPWGFPTKGAKTRGNKRTDKMIVRRRK; translated from the coding sequence CTGCATAAAGGCGCTCCTCACGCACCGCTGCTCGAGAAAAAATCGAAGACTGGTGGTCGTAACAACAATGGTCGTATTACCACTCGTCACATCGGTGGTGGCCATAAGCAGCATTATCGTCTGGTCGATTTCCGTCGCAACGACAAAGATGGCATCTCTGCCACTGTCGAGCGTATCGAATACGATCCAAACCGTACTGCTCACATCGCTCTGCTGCTGTACGCAGATGGCGAGCGTCGCTACATCATCGCCCCTAAAGGCGTGAGTGCTGGCGACCAGCTGATCGCAGGTGCTCTGGCACCGATCAAGCCGGGCAACGCTCTGCAACTGCGTAACATTCCAGTTGGTAGCACCGTACACGGCATCGAATTGAAGCCAGGTAAAGGCGCGCAAATCGCTCGTTCCGCTGGTGCTTCGGCTCAGCTGATCGCTCGTGAAGGTGTCTACGTGACCCTGCGTCTGCGTTCTGGTGAGATGCGTAAAGTGCTGGCTGAATGCCGCGCGACCCTGGGTGAAGTCTCGAACTCCGAGCACAGCCTGCGTTCGCTGGGTAAAGCTGGTGCCAAACGCTGGCGTGGCGTTCGCCCAACCGTTCGTGGTGTTGCCATGAACCCGGTTGACCACCCACACGGTGGTGGTGAAGGTCGTACCTCTGGTGGTCGTCATCCGGTATCGCCATGGGGCTTCCCGACTAAGGGCGCGAAGACTCGTGGTAATAAGCGTACCGACAAAATGATCGTCCGTCGTCGCAAGTAA
- the rpsS gene encoding 30S ribosomal protein S19 translates to MPRSLKKGPFIDLHLLKKIEVAAEKNDRKPVKTWSRRSMILPQMVGLTIAVHNGRQHVPVLVNEDMVGHKLGEFAGTRTYRGHVADKKAKR, encoded by the coding sequence GTGCCACGTTCTCTGAAAAAAGGTCCTTTTATTGATCTTCACCTACTGAAGAAGATCGAAGTGGCGGCGGAAAAGAACGATCGCAAACCGGTGAAAACCTGGTCGCGTCGTTCGATGATCCTGCCACAAATGGTCGGTCTGACCATCGCAGTACACAACGGTCGTCAACACGTCCCAGTTCTCGTTAACGAAGACATGGTCGGCCACAAACTAGGCGAGTTTGCCGGTACCCGCACTTATCGTGGGCACGTGGCAGACAAGAAAGCCAAGCGTTAA
- the rplV gene encoding 50S ribosomal protein L22: MEVAAKLSGARISAQKARLVADQIRGKKVGEALNLLAFSSKKAAEIMKKVLESAVANAEHNEGADVDDLKVSTVFVNEGRSLKRIMPRAKGRADRIVKRSCHITVKVADK, translated from the coding sequence ATGGAAGTAGCCGCTAAGTTGTCGGGCGCTCGAATCTCCGCCCAGAAAGCCCGCTTGGTCGCCGACCAGATCCGCGGGAAGAAGGTGGGCGAAGCGCTCAACCTGTTGGCTTTCAGCAGTAAGAAAGCCGCCGAGATCATGAAGAAAGTGCTGGAGTCGGCCGTAGCCAACGCCGAGCATAACGAAGGCGCAGACGTTGATGACCTGAAGGTCAGCACCGTTTTCGTCAACGAAGGGCGTTCGCTGAAGCGCATCATGCCACGTGCCAAAGGCCGTGCTGATCGCATCGTCAAGCGGTCTTGCCATATCACTGTCAAGGTTGCTGACAAGTAA
- the rpsC gene encoding 30S ribosomal protein S3, whose translation MGQKVHPIGIRLGIVKEHTSVWYADGRTYADYLFADLKVREYLQDKLKSASVSRIDIHRPAQTARITIHTARPGIVIGKKGEDVEKLRQDLTKQMGVPVHINIEEIRKPELDGMLVAQSVAQQLERRVMFRRAMKRAVQNAMRIGAKGIKIQVSGRLGGAEIARTEWYREGRVPLHTLRADIDYANYEAHTTYGVIGVKVWIFKGEVIGGRQEELKPQAPAPRKKAAK comes from the coding sequence ATGGGTCAGAAAGTACATCCCATTGGCATTCGCCTGGGAATCGTCAAGGAGCACACCTCCGTCTGGTACGCAGACGGTCGGACTTATGCGGACTATTTGTTCGCTGATCTGAAGGTGCGTGAGTATCTCCAAGACAAACTAAAAAGCGCGTCCGTAAGCCGTATCGATATCCATCGTCCGGCGCAAACTGCACGTATCACCATCCACACCGCTCGTCCAGGTATCGTTATCGGGAAGAAAGGTGAAGATGTTGAGAAACTGCGTCAGGACCTGACCAAGCAAATGGGTGTGCCTGTGCACATCAATATCGAAGAGATCCGTAAGCCGGAGCTCGACGGTATGCTGGTTGCGCAGAGCGTAGCTCAGCAGCTGGAGCGTCGCGTAATGTTCCGTCGCGCTATGAAGCGCGCCGTACAGAACGCCATGCGCATTGGTGCCAAAGGCATCAAAATCCAAGTGAGCGGTCGTCTCGGCGGTGCTGAAATCGCACGTACTGAATGGTATCGCGAAGGTCGTGTGCCACTGCACACCCTGCGTGCCGACATCGACTATGCCAACTACGAAGCTCACACCACTTACGGTGTGATCGGTGTAAAGGTTTGGATCTTCAAAGGCGAAGTAATTGGTGGTCGCCAAGAAGAACTGAAACCACAAGCACCAGCGCCTCGTAAAAAAGCTGCTAAGTAA
- the rplP gene encoding 50S ribosomal protein L16 has product MLQPKRTKFRKQMTGHNRGLAQRGSKVSFGEFALKSVARGRLTARQIESARRALTRHVKRGGKIWIRVFPDKPISKKPLEVRMGKGKGNVEYWVAQIQPGKVLYEIEGVTEELAREAFALAAAKLPLATAFVKRTVM; this is encoded by the coding sequence ATGTTGCAACCAAAGCGTACGAAGTTCCGCAAGCAGATGACAGGCCACAACCGTGGTCTGGCTCAGCGCGGTAGCAAAGTCAGCTTCGGCGAGTTCGCGCTGAAGTCTGTAGCTCGTGGTCGTCTCACCGCTCGTCAGATCGAGTCAGCGCGTCGTGCTCTGACCCGTCACGTTAAACGTGGCGGCAAGATCTGGATCCGTGTATTCCCGGACAAGCCGATCTCCAAAAAGCCTCTCGAGGTTCGGATGGGTAAAGGTAAGGGTAACGTGGAATACTGGGTAGCCCAGATTCAGCCAGGCAAAGTCCTGTATGAAATCGAGGGTGTAACTGAAGAGCTGGCGCGTGAGGCTTTTGCCCTGGCTGCTGCAAAGCTGCCGCTCGCCACCGCCTTTGTTAAACGGACGGTGATGTGA
- the rpmC gene encoding 50S ribosomal protein L29 has translation MKANELREKSAQQLNEQLLGLLRDQFNLRMQKATGQLGQSHLLSQVKRDIARVKTVLNQQAGK, from the coding sequence ATGAAAGCGAATGAACTTCGTGAAAAATCCGCACAGCAGCTGAACGAGCAACTGCTCGGCCTGCTGCGCGACCAGTTCAATCTGCGTATGCAGAAAGCAACTGGCCAGTTGGGGCAGTCTCATCTGCTCTCGCAAGTTAAGCGTGACATCGCTCGCGTGAAGACTGTGCTCAACCAGCAGGCAGGTAAGTGA